A part of Bacillus thuringiensis genomic DNA contains:
- a CDS encoding substrate-binding domain-containing protein, producing MSMKKRKWLKTMFTGCVLGSLLITAACSGKKTSTEDEKTIKVGVLASLTGPLESYGKQTVNGFELGLDYATGGTGKVEGKKIKFVVEDTETKADVAVKKATKLLEEEKVDFLVGSSSSSDTLAVLPLAEEYEKIMVVEPAVADSITGKNWNKYIFRTGRNSSQDAVAGAAAIAKKDVKIATLAQDNAYGREGIAAFKAGAKKLGANIVNEQYADTNSTDFTANIQNIISSKPDYLFIVWAGANSPWKQLKDMNVEAQGIKISTGAPDIPALKTMDALVGMQGFSVYYHTLPKNKVNDWLVEEHKKRFNGAVPDLFTAGGMSAAISIVEALKKTKGDTDVDTLIKKMEGMEFDTPKGKMKFREKDHQAMQTLYSITLKKQDGVDYPVPVLERELTMKETEPPVQSK from the coding sequence ATGTCGATGAAAAAACGTAAATGGCTAAAAACGATGTTTACTGGTTGTGTTTTAGGTTCGTTATTAATAACGGCAGCTTGTTCAGGAAAGAAAACAAGTACAGAGGATGAAAAGACGATTAAGGTAGGGGTTCTAGCTTCATTAACAGGTCCATTAGAATCGTATGGGAAACAAACAGTGAACGGATTTGAATTAGGGTTAGACTATGCAACTGGTGGAACTGGGAAAGTGGAAGGGAAGAAGATTAAGTTTGTTGTAGAAGATACGGAAACAAAAGCTGATGTAGCAGTTAAAAAAGCTACGAAATTATTAGAAGAAGAGAAAGTCGATTTTTTAGTCGGATCGTCTAGTTCAAGTGATACATTAGCGGTTTTACCACTAGCTGAAGAATATGAAAAAATAATGGTTGTAGAACCAGCAGTAGCTGATAGTATTACCGGGAAGAACTGGAATAAATATATTTTTAGAACGGGTAGAAATTCCTCTCAAGATGCAGTCGCTGGTGCTGCGGCAATTGCTAAAAAAGATGTGAAAATAGCAACGTTAGCACAAGATAATGCCTACGGCCGTGAAGGAATTGCGGCATTTAAAGCGGGAGCGAAGAAATTAGGTGCGAATATTGTAAACGAACAATATGCAGATACGAATTCGACTGACTTCACTGCAAATATTCAAAATATCATTAGCTCAAAACCGGATTATTTATTTATCGTTTGGGCAGGGGCAAACTCACCTTGGAAACAGTTAAAAGATATGAATGTGGAAGCACAAGGTATTAAAATTTCTACAGGTGCACCAGATATACCGGCATTAAAAACGATGGATGCGTTAGTAGGAATGCAAGGTTTTTCTGTTTATTATCATACACTCCCGAAAAATAAGGTGAATGATTGGTTAGTTGAAGAACATAAAAAACGATTTAATGGTGCGGTGCCAGATTTATTTACAGCGGGTGGAATGTCAGCGGCAATTTCAATTGTAGAAGCTTTAAAGAAAACAAAAGGTGATACAGATGTAGATACATTGATTAAGAAGATGGAAGGAATGGAATTTGATACACCGAAAGGAAAGATGAAGTTTAGAGAAAAGGATCACCAAGCGATGCAGACACTTTATTCTATCACATTGAAAAAGCAAGATGGTGTTGACTATCCGGTGCCAGTATTAGAGCGAGAATTGACGATGAAAGAGACAGAACCACCAGTTCAAAGTAAATAG
- a CDS encoding ABC transporter ATP-binding protein, producing the protein MTHLLETKNLSVSFGEHHVIKDVNLTVQKGKLISIIGPNGAGKTTLFNLLSGQISPTKGEVYFKGQEITKLSISDRTRLGIGRSFQLTNIFPELTVLENVRLSVQSFVQDYYSFFPSSAKFKQQVGEARRFLKTVLLHEKEHVLAKDLAHGEKRKLELAMLLALKTDVLLLDEPTAGISVEEVPAILQVIENIKKHPESTIVLIEHKMDMVLGLSDHLIVLFHGELLAEGLPEEMMKDERVQSAYLGGLYSGTITSE; encoded by the coding sequence GTGACACATTTGCTTGAAACGAAAAATCTTAGCGTATCTTTTGGCGAGCATCATGTTATTAAGGATGTGAATTTAACAGTACAAAAAGGAAAGCTCATTTCCATTATTGGACCTAATGGTGCAGGAAAGACAACGTTATTTAATTTACTAAGTGGACAAATTTCTCCAACAAAAGGTGAAGTATATTTTAAAGGACAAGAGATTACAAAGTTATCAATTTCGGATCGAACTCGATTAGGAATCGGCCGTTCTTTTCAGCTTACAAATATATTCCCAGAGTTAACGGTACTTGAAAATGTTCGTTTAAGTGTTCAATCATTTGTTCAAGATTACTATAGTTTTTTTCCTAGTTCGGCAAAATTTAAGCAACAAGTGGGAGAGGCGAGACGTTTCTTAAAAACAGTATTACTTCATGAGAAAGAACATGTATTAGCGAAAGATTTAGCACATGGAGAAAAACGAAAGTTAGAGCTTGCGATGTTATTAGCTTTAAAAACGGATGTGTTACTACTGGATGAGCCGACGGCAGGTATATCAGTTGAAGAGGTACCGGCAATCTTACAAGTAATTGAAAATATTAAGAAACATCCAGAGAGTACAATTGTACTAATTGAACACAAAATGGATATGGTACTAGGTTTGTCAGACCATCTTATCGTTTTATTCCATGGAGAGTTATTAGCTGAAGGTTTGCCCGAAGAAATGATGAAAGATGAGCGCGTACAAAGTGCTTATTTAGGGGGATTATATAGTGGCACTATTACAAGTGAATAA
- a CDS encoding branched-chain amino acid ABC transporter ATP-binding protein, with protein sequence MALLQVNNIETYLDQFHILQGVSLAVEKGTITVLFGRNGAGKTTTLRSVMGFHHIAHGEIYYDSTQVNGLSTHLISRKGIGYVPENQGIFHDLTVEETFALARGKGEEAEEKIEWMLELFPDLKQFWHKKSGLLSGGQKQMLAISRAFINSDGLLLIDEPSKGLSPIMIEKLMIAILKMKEKTTVLLVEQNFMMASQIGDYFYIMDNGRIVHNGFMHELKEDKEMCHKYLGIS encoded by the coding sequence GTGGCACTATTACAAGTGAATAATATAGAGACGTATTTAGATCAGTTTCATATTTTACAAGGGGTATCTCTTGCTGTTGAGAAAGGAACGATTACTGTACTGTTTGGAAGAAATGGGGCAGGGAAGACGACGACATTACGTTCGGTTATGGGGTTTCACCATATCGCACATGGTGAAATTTATTATGATAGTACACAAGTAAATGGGTTATCTACACATTTAATTTCAAGGAAAGGAATAGGGTATGTACCAGAAAATCAAGGTATTTTTCACGATCTGACAGTAGAAGAAACATTCGCTCTTGCTAGGGGGAAGGGCGAAGAAGCGGAAGAGAAAATCGAGTGGATGCTTGAATTATTTCCGGATTTAAAGCAGTTTTGGCACAAAAAAAGCGGACTCTTAAGCGGAGGACAAAAGCAAATGCTAGCAATTTCAAGAGCATTTATTAATAGTGATGGTTTATTACTTATTGATGAGCCGAGTAAAGGCTTGTCCCCTATTATGATAGAAAAATTAATGATAGCCATTTTAAAAATGAAGGAGAAAACAACAGTTTTACTCGTTGAACAAAACTTTATGATGGCTAGTCAAATTGGCGATTACTTTTATATTATGGATAACGGAAGAATTGTTCATAACGGTTTTATGCATGAATTAAAAGAGGATAAGGAAATGTGTCACAAATATTTAGGAATCTCTTAA
- a CDS encoding branched-chain amino acid ABC transporter permease has protein sequence MDVLINLFVNGISTGMLIFLLASGLSLIFGLMSVLNFAHGGLFAWGAFTGVWLFNMTGSYVLALIGAIAMGMFLGFILERFLIRPVYGNHVRQLLVTLGGMLVLSECIKVFWGPNPIGAKLPLWLQGSYTFEGIILIKYRLFVILIGIIIYITLLLLLKKTKIGLMIRAGVTDKEMVQALGINVKAIFSFVFLLGAGMAALGGFLLAPYSGVIFAEMGMQYAILAFIVVIIGGLGSVQGSAIASLIVGLAGAFTAYFIPDLSLAINMLMLLFFLIVKPNGLVSEKG, from the coding sequence ATGGATGTGTTAATCAATTTATTTGTAAATGGGATTTCAACAGGGATGCTTATTTTTTTATTAGCATCAGGTCTTTCACTTATTTTCGGCTTAATGAGCGTTCTAAACTTCGCACATGGTGGTTTATTTGCCTGGGGAGCGTTTACAGGTGTTTGGTTATTTAATATGACAGGTAGTTATGTATTAGCTTTAATTGGCGCAATTGCTATGGGGATGTTTCTTGGATTCATTTTAGAAAGATTCCTTATTAGACCGGTATATGGAAATCATGTTCGCCAGCTACTTGTGACGCTTGGGGGAATGCTTGTACTTAGTGAATGTATTAAAGTATTTTGGGGGCCAAATCCAATTGGTGCTAAATTACCGTTATGGTTACAAGGTAGTTATACATTTGAAGGTATTATATTAATTAAATATCGTCTATTCGTAATTTTAATTGGGATCATCATTTATATTACCTTACTATTATTGCTCAAAAAAACAAAGATAGGTCTAATGATCCGCGCAGGTGTAACGGATAAAGAAATGGTTCAAGCGCTCGGTATTAACGTAAAAGCGATATTTTCTTTCGTCTTTTTATTAGGAGCAGGGATGGCAGCGTTGGGAGGCTTCTTATTAGCACCGTATTCAGGAGTTATTTTCGCTGAGATGGGTATGCAGTATGCGATTTTAGCTTTCATAGTAGTAATCATTGGAGGATTAGGAAGCGTACAAGGTTCAGCGATCGCATCTTTAATTGTCGGATTAGCGGGTGCTTTTACAGCGTATTTTATACCGGATTTATCACTTGCAATCAATATGTTAATGTTACTATTTTTCTTAATAGTGAAGCCAAATGGACTTGTTAGTGAAAAGGGGTGA
- a CDS encoding branched-chain amino acid ABC transporter permease, with the protein MLICLSVFPFVNDSRSLLILFTQIFIFAIFAMSFDVLLGYTGIVSFGHSMFFGIGAYGVALLFDRQGVSITNFLIGIVAAIIISAIVSYIIGLLSLRLKSHFYAMLTLAISQLFFVLAEKWRGLTHGGDGFTFGVPDIFRDRFTFYYVTLICLIAIFILLRLFTKSSIGKVLKAISQNEQRVEALGYKVLHYKIIASIVAGVVATISGGLFVITLRFVNTTVFSIEMTLNALLMTMIGGVGTLIGAIAGAGIIESLKYYLSELATAYPIFERWTIILGLLYIIVLLVFPKGLVGTIKRLKNVKQSKKEKSAEVEQNV; encoded by the coding sequence ATGCTCATTTGTTTAAGTGTATTTCCATTCGTAAATGATTCGCGGAGCTTGTTAATTTTGTTCACTCAAATCTTCATCTTTGCTATTTTTGCAATGAGTTTTGATGTATTGCTTGGATATACCGGAATTGTATCGTTCGGCCATAGTATGTTTTTTGGAATAGGAGCGTATGGCGTAGCGCTTTTATTTGATCGGCAAGGAGTATCCATAACGAATTTTTTAATAGGGATAGTAGCTGCAATTATCATTTCAGCAATTGTTAGTTATATAATTGGTTTGCTTTCGTTACGGCTGAAAAGTCATTTTTATGCAATGTTAACACTTGCTATTTCACAGTTGTTTTTCGTACTTGCTGAAAAATGGCGTGGACTCACTCACGGAGGAGACGGTTTTACATTTGGTGTACCAGATATATTCCGTGATCGTTTTACGTTTTATTATGTAACACTTATATGTTTAATTGCCATTTTTATTCTGTTACGTCTTTTCACAAAATCTTCTATTGGAAAAGTATTAAAGGCAATTTCACAAAATGAGCAACGTGTTGAAGCATTAGGATATAAAGTTCTTCATTATAAAATTATTGCTAGTATTGTTGCAGGAGTAGTTGCTACAATTAGCGGTGGCTTATTTGTTATCACACTACGCTTTGTTAATACGACTGTATTTTCAATTGAAATGACATTAAATGCATTATTGATGACGATGATTGGAGGCGTTGGAACATTAATTGGAGCAATTGCTGGAGCTGGAATTATTGAATCACTAAAATATTATTTATCAGAACTAGCTACAGCGTATCCGATTTTTGAACGATGGACAATTATTCTTGGTTTATTGTACATTATCGTCTTGCTAGTTTTTCCGAAAGGATTAGTTGGCACGATTAAGAGACTGAAGAATGTGAAACAGAGTAAGAAGGAGAAAAGTGCAGAAGTGGAGCAAAATGTGTGA